In a genomic window of Desulfovibrio sp. JC022:
- a CDS encoding type 1 glutamine amidotransferase domain-containing protein — protein MKLSGQRVLMFIDNVFEDMELLYPYYRLIEEGAEVVVAGPEYGEVYTGKNGYPFRSTAAIEDMNAADFDLLVIAGGFAPDKLRRDPKVLELTREINEAGKVVAHICHGGWIPISAKIMQGYKCTSTPGIKDDLENAGATWVDEEVVVDRNQVSSRKPDDLPAFCREIIKLAAK, from the coding sequence ATGAAACTTAGCGGCCAACGTGTTTTGATGTTTATCGACAATGTTTTTGAGGATATGGAACTTCTTTATCCTTACTATCGTTTGATTGAGGAAGGCGCGGAAGTGGTTGTTGCCGGGCCGGAATATGGCGAAGTGTATACGGGCAAGAATGGTTATCCTTTCCGCTCTACCGCTGCCATTGAAGACATGAACGCTGCTGATTTTGACCTGCTGGTCATTGCGGGAGGGTTTGCCCCTGATAAATTGCGTCGTGATCCCAAAGTGCTCGAGCTTACTCGTGAGATTAACGAGGCCGGAAAGGTTGTGGCCCACATATGCCATGGGGGATGGATTCCTATTTCCGCCAAGATTATGCAGGGCTACAAATGCACATCCACTCCCGGTATTAAAGATGATCTTGAGAATGCTGGTGCTACATGGGTTGACGAAGAAGTGGTGGTGGATCGCAATCAGGTCTCATCCCGCAAGCCGGACGATCTGCCCGCATTCTGCCGCGAGATAATCAAACTCGCAGCCAAGTAG
- a CDS encoding amino acid ABC transporter ATP-binding protein, which produces METILELKKVVKRFGELTAVNNIDLKISRGEKVVIVGPSGSGKSTLLRTMNFLETIDSGEIQFEGKPCGYIYKDGNPVLDSQKNLCALRSEIGMVFQQFNLFPHMTVLQNVMEGQVTVLGKSKDEAREVALQMLEKVGLSDRSTVFPVTLSGGQKQRVAIARALAMKPKMMLFDEPTSALDPELVGEVFDTIRSLADDGMTMVIVTHNMGFAREVADTVIFMETGDFIAKGTPKEFFSAETRHPRIKEFMDKLL; this is translated from the coding sequence ATGGAAACAATTTTAGAACTTAAAAAAGTCGTCAAGCGATTCGGTGAGCTGACTGCGGTCAACAATATCGACCTTAAGATCAGCCGTGGCGAAAAAGTGGTTATCGTCGGTCCCAGCGGGTCCGGTAAATCCACCCTGCTGCGGACCATGAACTTCCTAGAAACTATTGATTCCGGGGAAATTCAGTTCGAAGGCAAGCCCTGCGGATACATCTACAAAGATGGCAATCCGGTGCTTGACTCTCAGAAGAATCTCTGCGCCCTGCGTTCCGAGATCGGTATGGTCTTTCAGCAGTTCAACCTTTTTCCGCACATGACAGTTCTTCAGAATGTCATGGAAGGGCAGGTTACCGTGCTTGGTAAGTCCAAGGATGAAGCCCGAGAGGTTGCACTTCAGATGCTGGAAAAGGTCGGCCTTTCAGACCGCTCTACCGTTTTTCCGGTGACCCTGTCCGGTGGGCAGAAGCAGCGTGTGGCAATTGCCCGCGCCTTGGCTATGAAACCGAAGATGATGCTTTTTGACGAGCCTACTTCAGCTCTTGACCCGGAACTGGTCGGTGAGGTTTTCGATACCATCCGTTCACTTGCCGACGACGGTATGACCATGGTTATCGTTACCCACAACATGGGATTTGCCCGTGAGGTTGCTGATACCGTAATCTTTATGGAGACCGGGGATTTTATCGCTAAGGGAACTCCCAAAGAATTCTTCTCTGCCGAGACACGGCATCCTAGAATTAAAGAATTTATGGATAAGTTGCTGTAA
- a CDS encoding amino acid ABC transporter permease (The N-terminal region of this protein, as described by TIGR01726, is a three transmembrane segment that identifies a subfamily of ABC transporter permease subunits, which specificities that include histidine, arginine, glutamine, glutamate, L-cystine (sic), the opines (in Agrobacterium) octopine and nopaline, etc.) translates to MISITNKLGKSGAFASLFLLFALLIFPAVSTASVDADALLKQARDALTVGKIDQAQSLFKQVPAPGSDGDDGQFVYSRMQLARISYSMKDPGKAREFAEQVVAVYPDNVEAQNFLTSLDRETKPEWEKAVEDCKRFMPNLLKGASMTLVLVFFTMIVSPIGGLFIALGKISRMQPFTFISWFIIWFFRGTPLLLQLFFIYYGLPAIGITLSPLAAALIGLGINYSAYLAEIIRAGIESIDDGQTEAAKAIGMTYGQTMRRVIIPQTYKRIIPPIANEFIALIKDTALVSTIAMVELMRAADQMFNAYFNVTVLVMAAVIYLIFTSVFTFVFEKIEYKVGVYERR, encoded by the coding sequence ATGATTAGTATTACAAATAAACTCGGAAAGAGCGGGGCATTTGCCTCGCTCTTTCTGCTGTTTGCACTTCTGATTTTTCCGGCTGTTTCCACAGCCAGTGTGGACGCTGACGCTCTGCTCAAGCAGGCCCGCGATGCCCTGACAGTAGGGAAGATTGATCAGGCTCAGTCTTTATTCAAGCAGGTTCCCGCCCCCGGTTCTGACGGGGATGACGGGCAGTTTGTCTATTCCCGCATGCAGCTTGCGCGTATCAGCTATTCCATGAAAGATCCGGGCAAGGCCCGCGAATTTGCAGAGCAGGTTGTCGCTGTTTATCCCGACAACGTAGAAGCACAAAATTTCCTGACTTCCCTTGACCGTGAGACCAAGCCGGAATGGGAAAAGGCTGTTGAGGACTGTAAGCGGTTCATGCCCAATTTGCTCAAGGGCGCGTCCATGACACTCGTGCTGGTTTTCTTTACCATGATCGTTTCACCCATCGGCGGTTTGTTTATCGCCCTTGGCAAGATCAGCCGTATGCAGCCGTTCACGTTTATCAGCTGGTTCATCATTTGGTTTTTCCGTGGAACCCCGCTTCTGTTGCAGCTTTTTTTCATCTACTACGGGTTGCCTGCTATCGGCATTACTCTTTCCCCGCTTGCTGCGGCACTTATCGGTCTGGGGATCAACTATTCCGCGTATCTTGCTGAGATTATCAGGGCCGGTATCGAGTCCATTGATGACGGGCAGACCGAAGCTGCAAAAGCTATCGGCATGACCTACGGGCAGACTATGCGCCGGGTCATCATCCCGCAGACATACAAGCGGATCATTCCGCCTATTGCTAATGAATTCATCGCGCTGATCAAAGATACTGCGCTGGTTTCCACCATCGCCATGGTCGAACTCATGCGCGCTGCGGACCAGATGTTCAACGCATATTTCAACGTGACTGTACTGGTGATGGCTGCTGTTATTTATCTTATTTTTACCTCCGTATTTACCTTCGTTTTTGAGAAAATCGAATACAAGGTCGGGGTATACGAGAGGCGTTAA
- a CDS encoding amino acid ABC transporter substrate-binding protein: protein MKRVLVILMVAMMLAFATTAMAGDGSLERVQKAGKLAIGLDDTFAPMGFRQDDGKLVGFDVDAAEEVGKRLGFKIVWQPTAWSGVIHSLNAKKFDCIWNGMTITPERQKAVSFSKPYIMDGQIAVIAMGNKSIKAHKDLGGKVVGVQKGSPALEAAKSLKPAPKEIREYDTNVKALLDLESGRLDGVVVDNIAGRYSMAQRPGKYVALPGYITSEAFGIAFRQGEDSLRAAVQKTIDAMIADGTMGKISRKWFGEDVTNPAKW, encoded by the coding sequence ATGAAAAGGGTATTAGTAATTCTCATGGTTGCAATGATGCTGGCATTCGCAACCACCGCAATGGCAGGTGACGGTTCCCTCGAAAGAGTACAGAAAGCAGGCAAACTCGCTATCGGTCTTGATGACACTTTCGCTCCCATGGGTTTCCGTCAGGATGACGGTAAACTCGTTGGCTTTGACGTGGACGCAGCTGAAGAAGTCGGTAAACGTCTTGGTTTCAAAATTGTATGGCAGCCCACTGCATGGTCCGGCGTTATCCACTCCCTGAACGCCAAAAAATTTGACTGTATCTGGAACGGTATGACCATTACCCCCGAACGCCAGAAAGCAGTTTCTTTTTCCAAGCCTTACATTATGGATGGTCAGATCGCTGTTATCGCTATGGGCAACAAGTCCATCAAGGCTCATAAAGACCTCGGCGGTAAAGTTGTCGGCGTACAGAAAGGTTCCCCCGCTCTTGAGGCTGCAAAATCCCTCAAGCCCGCACCCAAGGAAATTCGCGAGTACGACACCAACGTTAAAGCTCTGCTTGACCTCGAATCCGGTCGTCTTGACGGTGTTGTTGTAGATAACATCGCAGGCCGCTACTCCATGGCTCAGCGTCCCGGTAAATACGTTGCGCTTCCCGGTTACATCACCAGTGAAGCTTTCGGTATTGCTTTCCGTCAGGGCGAAGATTCTCTGCGCGCAGCTGTACAGAAAACCATCGACGCTATGATCGCTGACGGCACCATGGGTAAAATCTCCCGCAAATGGTTCGGTGAAGATGTCACCAACCCCGCTAAATGGTAA
- a CDS encoding Hsp20/alpha crystallin family protein, translated as MPNLTSWGSRELDRLKTDMDRLFNSLCHDYGIPSVCGIIDCTPQTNMHEDGESLEVSTTMPGFHAEDLEVKVTETSMTIAGKKNVTFEGGLQSSHFKKTVPLPCRVDPDNVTATFKDGVLKIVLHKCVIKPQKIISITAE; from the coding sequence ATGCCAAACCTTACTTCGTGGGGAAGCCGGGAACTGGACAGATTAAAAACCGATATGGACAGGCTGTTCAACAGCCTCTGCCATGACTACGGCATCCCTTCCGTATGCGGAATCATCGACTGCACACCGCAGACTAATATGCACGAAGATGGTGAGTCGCTTGAAGTAAGCACTACCATGCCCGGATTCCACGCCGAAGACCTTGAAGTAAAAGTGACTGAAACTTCCATGACCATTGCCGGAAAAAAGAATGTAACCTTTGAAGGCGGCCTTCAGTCCAGCCATTTCAAAAAAACAGTCCCCCTGCCATGCAGAGTGGACCCGGACAATGTAACCGCGACGTTCAAAGACGGAGTACTTAAAATCGTCCTTCACAAATGCGTCATCAAGCCTCAAAAAATTATTTCCATAACCGCTGAATAG